A single window of Dermacentor albipictus isolate Rhodes 1998 colony chromosome 1, USDA_Dalb.pri_finalv2, whole genome shotgun sequence DNA harbors:
- the LOC135903984 gene encoding eIF5-mimic protein 1-like, with translation MTKYSLPEHDVAVLLWTTKMPGMDWNKKEELVADQALKHLKQYTPLLEAFTSTPRAEVALLVKVQEFCYDNMNFMKVFQKTVILFYKTDVLSEDSILKWYKGAHSPKGKSVFLDQMKRFVEWLENTEEESEGED, from the coding sequence ATGACTAAGTACTCACTGCCCGAGCACGATGTGGCTGTACTGCTGTGGACGACCAAGATGCCTGGCATGGATTGGAACAAGAAGGAAGAGCTAGTGGCGGACCAAGCACTGAAGCATCTGAAGCAGTACACTCCTCTGCTTGAGGCTTTCACATCCACTCCACGTGCAGAGGTAGCTCTGCTGGTCAAAGTCCAGGAGTTCTGCTACGACAACATGAACTTCATGAAGGTGTTCCAGAAGACTGTCATCCTCTTCTACAAGACAGATGTGCTCAGCGAGGACTCTATCCTCAAGTGGTATAAGGGCGCCCACTCACCTAAGGGCAAGAGCGTGTTTCTCGATCAAATGAAGCGCTTCGTCGAGTGGCTCGAGAATACCGAGGAAGAGTCTGAGGGGGAGGACTGA